The bacterium DNA window CGGCGGCCATGGCCTCGAGGATCGGCATGCCGAACCCTTCGCCGAGCGTGGGGAAGCAGAAGACCGCGGCGCGACCGAGAAGCGCACGGTAGCGATCCTGATCAATCCAACCCGGGGTGCTGATGCGTGCACGGTACGGTGAGGCGGCGATCGCCGCATGGACATCCTCCGCGCCGTGCCCATCCGAGCCGGCGAGCACGAGTTGGAGGGTGCTGTGTTCCTGCGCGATGGCACTCCACGCCTGCACGATGCGCACGACGTTCTTCTTGCGCTCGAGCCGCCCGATGTACAGGATGTACGGCGCACCATCCCCCGATCCCGTATCCCCCACTCCCTGTTCTACACCGTGATGGATCGCGTATACCTTCCGACGATCGCACCCGTACCACTCCACAAGCTCACCGCCGACGTGCGCGGTGGGCACGATGATGGCATCCGCGTGGCGCACCGCGAGCGCGGTGGCG harbors:
- a CDS encoding glycosyltransferase family 1 protein, whose protein sequence is LSRWPLWSQVRLAERIVRDRPDVVFIPAHVIPFALTLLPRRARPRLVTTIHDVVFKRFPEAYSPRERWYADRATALAVRHADAIIVPTAHVGGELVEWYGCDRRKVYAIHHGVEQGVGDTGSGDGAPYILYIGRLERKKNVVRIVQAWSAIAQEHSTLQLVLAGSDGHGAEDVHAAIAASPYRARISTPGWIDQDRYRALLGRAAVFCFPTLGEGFGMPILEAMAAGTPVVTSRGGAHEEVSGDAAILVNPQDADAIAHGLRQALARTTTITALTERARARASGFTWSSTAEQTWSVLTDCT